In the genome of Triticum urartu cultivar G1812 chromosome 5, Tu2.1, whole genome shotgun sequence, one region contains:
- the LOC125555728 gene encoding factor of DNA methylation 2-like isoform X1 codes for MANSRGRDVSIDALTSKLESKIYYHRDAAVEYLDIKTMVDKVVEEKNKLLAENTEFLNTIDKVVEEKEKLQHDHEVINALVAPMAEQLEMVKKELKEIKYEHVGAKEELAVAKEQLAQKNKDLKVLRKKLQESEAMHTQHEQQIGSASEPARSKMVTRLSHKRAILLQGSSDNDTDRHRCKKQRSYPQVPNDPTAGQHSGRDDDQEVVRQKLIKVFSYKLELGFSEIDGGQFIGIKKMGKLNEKPFRDACAVKLAPKYAGAKSSELYTLWQELLASPNWKPFKSVIVDGNHQEEVIDVDDDKLQGLKMAWGEGPYNAVISALVERKEYNTDGTDDAFELWNYKEGRKATLGECVDCILDNVKKLKRVHLTYRSRRTMCTATVSMHDPVKDLSAASNE; via the exons ATGGCAAACAGCAGAGGAAGGGATGTCTCTATTGATGCTTTGACTTCAAAGCTTGAATCCAAGATATACTACCATAGGGATGCCGCTGTCGAGTACCTGGATATCAAGACTATGGTTGATAAAGTTGTAGAAGAAAAGAATAAGCTCTTGGCTGAGAACACCGAATTCCTGAATACTATTGATAAGGTCGTGGAAGAAAAGGAAAAACTCCAGCATGATCATGAAG TGATTAATGCGCTGGTGGCACCAATGGCGGAGCAGCTTGAAATGGTAAAGAAGGAGCTTAAAGAAATAAAATATGAGCATGTGGGAGCAAAGGAGGAGCTTGCTGTGGCAAAAGAGCAACTTGCTCAGAAGAACAAAGACCTGAAGGTTCTAAGGAAGAAGCTTCAGGAGAGTGAAGCCATGCACACTCAACATGAGCAGCAAATTGGAAGTGCTTCTGAGCCTGCTCGTTCCAAAATG GTAACAAGATTATCACATAAACGGGCTATCTTGCTCCAAGGATCATCGGACAATGACACAGACAGACATCGCTGTAAAAAACAGAGGTCCTATCCGCAGGTGCCAAATGACCCAACCGCTGGCCAGCATTCAGGCAGAGATGACGACCAGGAGGTGGTTAGACAAAAGCTGATCAAGGTTTTCTCATACAAACTTGAACTG GGGTTCTCTGAAATTGATGGTGGACAGTTTATTGGGATAAAGAAAATGGGGAAACTAAATGAGAAGCCATTCCGGGATGCTTGTGCTGTCAAGCTGGCCCCTAAATATGCTGGCGCGAAATCTTCTGAACTGTACACCCTGTGGCAGGAACTACTCGCTAGTCCAAACTGGAAACCCTTCAAATCTGTCATAGTTGATGGCAATCATCAG GAGGAGGTcatagatgttgatgatgataAGCTGCAAGGACTGAAGATGGCATGGGGAGAAGGACCCTACAATGCTGTCATTAGTGCATTGGTTGAGAGGAAAGAGTACAACACTGATGGAACAGATGATGCCTTCGAGCTATGGAACTATAAGGAAGGGAGGAAGGCCACTCTTGGGGAGTGTGTTGACTGTATCTTGGACAATGTAAAGAAACTCAAGCGGGTCCATCTGACATACAG GTCCAGGAGAACAATGTGTACTGCCACTGTGAGCATGCATGACCCAGTGAAAGATCTGTCGGCAGCAAGTAATGAATGA
- the LOC125555728 gene encoding factor of DNA methylation 2-like isoform X2, whose amino-acid sequence MANSRGRDVSIDALTSKLESKIYYHRDAAVEYLDIKTMVDKVVEEKNKLLAENTEFLNTIDKVVEEKEKLQHDHEVINALVAPMAEQLEMVKKELKEIKYEHVGAKEELAVAKEQLAQKNKDLKVLRKKLQESEAMHTQHEQQIGSASEPARSKMVTRLSHKRAILLQGSSDNDTDRHRCKKQRSYPQVPNDPTAGQHSGRDDDQEVVRQKLIKGFSEIDGGQFIGIKKMGKLNEKPFRDACAVKLAPKYAGAKSSELYTLWQELLASPNWKPFKSVIVDGNHQEEVIDVDDDKLQGLKMAWGEGPYNAVISALVERKEYNTDGTDDAFELWNYKEGRKATLGECVDCILDNVKKLKRVHLTYRSRRTMCTATVSMHDPVKDLSAASNE is encoded by the exons ATGGCAAACAGCAGAGGAAGGGATGTCTCTATTGATGCTTTGACTTCAAAGCTTGAATCCAAGATATACTACCATAGGGATGCCGCTGTCGAGTACCTGGATATCAAGACTATGGTTGATAAAGTTGTAGAAGAAAAGAATAAGCTCTTGGCTGAGAACACCGAATTCCTGAATACTATTGATAAGGTCGTGGAAGAAAAGGAAAAACTCCAGCATGATCATGAAG TGATTAATGCGCTGGTGGCACCAATGGCGGAGCAGCTTGAAATGGTAAAGAAGGAGCTTAAAGAAATAAAATATGAGCATGTGGGAGCAAAGGAGGAGCTTGCTGTGGCAAAAGAGCAACTTGCTCAGAAGAACAAAGACCTGAAGGTTCTAAGGAAGAAGCTTCAGGAGAGTGAAGCCATGCACACTCAACATGAGCAGCAAATTGGAAGTGCTTCTGAGCCTGCTCGTTCCAAAATG GTAACAAGATTATCACATAAACGGGCTATCTTGCTCCAAGGATCATCGGACAATGACACAGACAGACATCGCTGTAAAAAACAGAGGTCCTATCCGCAGGTGCCAAATGACCCAACCGCTGGCCAGCATTCAGGCAGAGATGACGACCAGGAGGTGGTTAGACAAAAGCTGATCAAG GGGTTCTCTGAAATTGATGGTGGACAGTTTATTGGGATAAAGAAAATGGGGAAACTAAATGAGAAGCCATTCCGGGATGCTTGTGCTGTCAAGCTGGCCCCTAAATATGCTGGCGCGAAATCTTCTGAACTGTACACCCTGTGGCAGGAACTACTCGCTAGTCCAAACTGGAAACCCTTCAAATCTGTCATAGTTGATGGCAATCATCAG GAGGAGGTcatagatgttgatgatgataAGCTGCAAGGACTGAAGATGGCATGGGGAGAAGGACCCTACAATGCTGTCATTAGTGCATTGGTTGAGAGGAAAGAGTACAACACTGATGGAACAGATGATGCCTTCGAGCTATGGAACTATAAGGAAGGGAGGAAGGCCACTCTTGGGGAGTGTGTTGACTGTATCTTGGACAATGTAAAGAAACTCAAGCGGGTCCATCTGACATACAG GTCCAGGAGAACAATGTGTACTGCCACTGTGAGCATGCATGACCCAGTGAAAGATCTGTCGGCAGCAAGTAATGAATGA